In Rattus norvegicus strain BN/NHsdMcwi chromosome 1, GRCr8, whole genome shotgun sequence, a genomic segment contains:
- the Or52n20 gene encoding olfactory receptor Olr160: MQLLNQTEVTLASFFLTGTPDLEDMHIWISIPFCSMYAIAVVGNCGLLYLIFFEDTLHRSMYYFLAMLSLTDLVMCSASIPKTLCIFWFHLKEISFIDCLVQMFFIHTFTAMESGVLMLMALDRYVAICYPLHYSTILTNPIIVKAGLATFLRAVVLIIPLIFITKQLPFCRSSILIHHTYCDQLSVAKVSCGNIKVNIVYGLMIALFIGGFDILCITVSYTMILRAVVSLSSADARQKAFSTCTAHICAIIFSYSPAFFCFFSHRFGGHTIPPSCLIIVANLYLLLPPTMNPVVYGVKTKQIRDCVIRILSGSKDSKAPSI; the protein is encoded by the coding sequence ATGCAGCTGCTGAATCAAACAGAGGTGACCCTAGCCTCATTTTTTCTGACTGGAACCCCAGACCTGGAAGATATGCACATCTGGATTTCCATCCCATTCTGTTCTATGTATGCAATAGCTGTGGTGGGCAATTGTGGACTCCTCTATCTCATCTTCTTTGAGGACACCCTTCACAGATCAATGTACTACTTCTTGGCTATGCTTTCCCTTACAGACCTTGTCATGTGCAGTGCTTCAATACCCAAAACTCTCTGTATCTTCTGGTTCCACCTTAAGGAAATTAGTTTTATTGATTGTCTGGTCCAGATGTTCTTCATCCACACTTTCACAGCAATGGAGTCTGGGGTGCTCATGCTCATGGCTCTGGACCGATATGTAGCCATCTGCTACCCTCTACACTACtccaccatcctcaccaatcctATCATTGTAAAAGCTGGCCTTGCTACCTTCTTGAGAGCTGTGGTGCTCATCATTCCTTTGATTTTCATCACAAAGCAGCTGCCATTCTGCAGAAGCAGTATATTAATACACCATACCTACTGTGACCAGTTGTCTGTAGCCAAGGTCTCCTGTGGGAATATCAAGGTCAATATTGTCTATGGTCTGATGATTGCTCTCTTTATTGGGGGATTTGACATTCTGTGCATCACAGTCTCCTACACCATGATCCTGAGGGCAGTTGTCAGCCTATCCTCAGCAGATGCTAGGCAGAAAGCTTTTAGCACTTGCACTGCCCACATCTGTGCCATTATTTTCTCCTATAGCCCagccttcttttgtttcttttcccacCGTTTTGGGGGGCACACAATCCCTCCATCTTGCCTCATCATTGTTGCTAATCTTTATCTGCTTTTGCCACCCACTATGAACCCTGTTGTCTATGGAGTGAAAACCAAGCAGATACGAGACTGTGTCATAAGGATTCTTTCAGGGTCTAAGGATTCCAAAGCCCCCAGTATATAA
- the Or56b2 gene encoding olfactory receptor Olr161 — protein MFQILRDSNSSRFQVSEFILMGFPGIHSWQHWLSLPLALLYVLALIANILIVSIIYQEASLHQPMYYFLGILAIVDMGLATTIMPKILAILWFNDNNISLPECFAQMYTIHCFVAMESGIFVCMAIDRYVAICRPLRYSSIVTESFVIKATVFMTFRNFVAPISVPVLAAQRNYCSQNKIEHCLCSNLGVTSLACDDRKINSINQLFLAWTLMGSDLGLIIVSYALILRSVLRLNSAEAASKALSTCTSHLILIFFFYTVIVVMSITHSVGMKIPLIPVLLNVLHNVIPPALNPMVYALKNKELKQGLYKVLRLDVKGG, from the coding sequence ATGTTCCAGATCCTCAGGGATTCTAACAGCTCTAGGTTCCAGGTGTCTGAGTTCATTCTGATGGGATTTCCAGGTATCCACAGCTGGCAGCACTGGCTCTCCCTGCCCCTGGCTCTGCTCTATGTCCTGGCTCTCATTGCCAACATACTTATTGTGAGCATCATTTACCAAGAGGCATCACTACACCAGCCTATGTACTATTTCCTGGGCATCCTTGCTATTGTGGACATGGGTCTGGCAACTACTATCATGCCCAAGATTTTAGCCATCTTATGGTTCAATGATAACAACATCAGCCTCCCTGAGTGCTTTGCTCAGATGTATACCATCCATTGCTTTGTTGCCATGGAGTCAGGTATCTTTGTCTGCATGGCTATAGATAGGTATGTGGCAATTTGCAGACCACTGAGATACTCTTCAATAGTTACTGAATCTTTTGTGATCAAAGCAACTGTGTTTATGACCTTCAGAAATTTTGTGGCTCCCATTTCAGTACCTGTGTTGGCTGCTCAGAGAAATTACTGTTCTCAGAATAAAATTGAGCACTGCCTATGCTCTAACCTTGGGGTCACTAGCCTTGCCTGTGATGACAGGAAAATTAACAGCATCAACCAGTTATTCCTGGCTTGGACACTCATGGGAAGTGACCTTGGTTTAATTATTGTTTCCTATGCTTTGATTCTTCGGTCTGTGCTGAGGTTGAACTCTGCAGAAGCTGCATCTAAAGCTTTAAGTACCTGTACTTCTCACCTCATCCTAATCTTTTTCTTCTACACAGTCATTGTTGTTATGTCCATCACTCACAGTGTAGGAATGAAAATTCCACTCATCCCAGTTCTGCTGAATGTGCTCCACAATGTTATTCCCCCTGCTCTGAACCCCATGGTGTATGCCCTTAAGAACAAAGAGCTCAAACAAGGCTTGTACAAGGTGCTTAGGCTGGATGTCAAAGGAGGCTAA
- the Or56b2b gene encoding olfactory receptor Olr162, whose product MFQILRDSNSSRFQVSEFILMGFPGIHSWQHWLSLPLALLYVLALIANILIVSVIYQEASLHQPMYHFLGILAIVDIGLATTIMPKILAIFWFNAKAISFNECFVQMYVIHVFVTMESGIFVCMALDRYVAICRPLRYSSIVTESFVIKATVFMAVRNCVAPMSVPILAAQRNYCSRNQINHCFCTNLGVTSLACDDRKINSINQLLLAWTLMGSDLGLIMVSYALILRSVLRLNSAEAASKALSTCTSHLILIFFFYTVIIVMSITHSAKMSVPVIPVLLNVLHNVVPPALNPMLYALKNKELKQGLYKVLRLDVKGG is encoded by the coding sequence ATGTTCCAGATCCTCAGGGATTCTAACAGCTCTAGGTTCCAGGTGTCTGAGTTCATTCTGATGGGATTTCCAGGTATCCACAGCTGGCAGCACTGGCTCTCCCTGCCCCTGGCTCTGCTCTATGTCCTGGCTCTCATTGCCAACATACTTATTGTGAGCGTCATTTACCAAGAGGCATCACTACACCAGCCTATGTACCATTTCCTGGGCATCCTTGCTATTGTGGACATAGGTCTGGCAACTACTATCATGCCCAAGATTTTAGCCATCTTTTGGTTCAATGCTAAGGCTATCAGTTTCAATGAGTGCTTTGTTCAGATGTATGTCATACATGTTTTTGTTACCATGGAGTCAGGTATCTTTGTCTGCATGGCTTTAGATAGGTATGTGGCAATTTGCAGACCACTGAGATATTCCTCAATAGTTACTGAGTCTTTTGTGATCAAAGCAACTGTGTTTATGGCCGTCAGAAATTGTGTAGCTCCCATGTCAGTACCTATATTAGCTGCTCAGAGAAATTACTGTTCCCGGAATCAAATCAACCACTGTTTTTGTACTAACCTGGGGGTCACTAGCCTTGCCTGTGATGACAGAAAAATTAACAGCATCAACCAGCTACTCCTGGCTTGGACACTCATGGGAAGTGACCTTGGTTTAATTATGGTTTCCTATGCTTTGATTCTTCGGTCTGTGCTGAGGTTGAACTCTGCAGAAGCTGCATCTAAAGCCTTAAGTACCTGTACCTCTCACCTCATCCTAATATTTTTCTTCTACACTGTTATCATTGTAATGTCCATCACCCACAGTGCAAAAATGTCAGTTCCTGTCATCCCGGTTCTGCTGAATGTGCTGCACAATGTTGTTCCCcctgctctgaaccccatgttgTATGCTCTTAAGAACAAAGAGCTCAAACAAGGCTTATACAAAGTTCTTAGGCTGGATGTCAAAGGAGGCTAA